In Candidatus Paceibacterota bacterium, one genomic interval encodes:
- the ppk1 gene encoding polyphosphate kinase 1 has protein sequence MAPSAKATAFGPAHFINRELSWLEFNHRVLEEALNPQTPLLERVKFFCIVSSNLDEFFEVRVAGIKQQIESEVVERTMDGLTASETFRAVVNRVRRMVAQQYACWREELAPALARNNIRLLELPELEEPDRVWVEDYYHGQVRPVLTPLAIDPAHPFPQLLNKSLNLIVRLEMRRDREVHKHSAVVQIPRILPRLVKLPRADGREDYVYLSRLIGHYLADLFPGTKLLGYWPFRVTRNSELYIDEEETANLLKAVENELHNRRKGDAVRLEIDHQCPEAVREPLLKTLRLGPEDLYLVDGPLNPTRLMALTGGDHSPELRDPPFVAPVAARLRQRPDLFAAIRERDILLHHPYESFDSVVGFLQQAASDPDVLAIKQTLYRTGGDQRIIGALESAARNGKQVTAVVELRARFDEANNILWARQLEEAGVHVVYGLVGYKIHAKSCLVVRREGHRIRRYVHLATGNYNPTTAKIYTDLGLFTCRPEFGEDATNFFNLLTGICQFQGLRKLVVAPFDLHQRLLGLVERETQNARQGLPARIILKLNSLVDGEAIQALYRASEAGVKIDLIVRGICCLRPGLKKVSQNITVRSIVDRFLEHSRIFYFENACQPQVFISSADWMPRNFFRRIELAIPVEDGVLRERLINEVLAISLGDTCKARLLQADGSYQRAAPAGGGKSRRSQVQFMAVAQAEENAPLKPADGKTRYPLVQIAPSPFATPKRKK, from the coding sequence GTGGCACCCAGCGCAAAAGCAACGGCTTTCGGCCCGGCTCATTTCATCAATCGAGAACTGAGCTGGCTGGAGTTCAATCACCGCGTTCTGGAGGAAGCTCTCAACCCGCAAACCCCGCTGCTCGAACGGGTAAAGTTCTTCTGCATCGTCAGCTCGAACCTGGATGAGTTCTTCGAAGTGCGGGTGGCTGGCATCAAGCAGCAGATCGAAAGCGAAGTGGTCGAGCGGACGATGGACGGTTTGACGGCCAGTGAGACGTTCCGGGCCGTCGTGAATCGGGTGCGGCGGATGGTCGCGCAGCAGTATGCCTGCTGGCGGGAGGAGCTGGCGCCGGCGCTGGCGCGCAATAACATCCGCCTGCTGGAGCTTCCGGAGCTGGAGGAACCCGACCGGGTTTGGGTCGAGGACTATTACCACGGGCAGGTTCGCCCGGTGCTCACGCCGCTGGCAATTGATCCGGCTCACCCGTTCCCGCAGTTGCTCAATAAGTCGCTCAATCTGATCGTCCGGCTGGAGATGCGCCGGGACCGTGAAGTCCACAAACACAGCGCGGTGGTGCAAATCCCGCGCATTTTGCCGCGGCTGGTGAAGTTGCCGCGCGCGGACGGGCGCGAGGACTACGTGTACCTGAGCCGGCTCATCGGGCATTACCTGGCCGATCTGTTCCCGGGGACGAAGCTGCTGGGTTACTGGCCGTTCCGCGTCACGCGCAACAGCGAGCTCTATATTGACGAGGAGGAAACCGCCAACCTGCTCAAAGCGGTCGAGAACGAGCTGCACAATCGCCGCAAAGGCGACGCGGTGCGGCTCGAGATTGATCACCAGTGTCCGGAGGCAGTGCGCGAACCGCTGCTCAAAACGCTGCGCCTGGGGCCGGAGGACCTCTACTTGGTTGATGGGCCGCTCAATCCGACGCGCTTGATGGCGCTGACCGGAGGGGACCACTCGCCGGAGCTGCGCGACCCGCCATTCGTGGCGCCGGTGGCGGCGCGCCTGCGCCAGCGCCCCGACTTGTTCGCCGCTATCCGCGAGCGGGACATCCTGCTGCATCACCCGTACGAGAGCTTCGACAGCGTGGTCGGATTCCTGCAACAGGCGGCGTCGGACCCGGACGTGCTGGCCATCAAACAGACGCTTTACCGCACCGGCGGCGACCAACGCATCATCGGCGCGCTGGAGAGCGCTGCCCGCAACGGCAAGCAAGTGACGGCAGTGGTGGAATTGCGGGCGCGGTTTGACGAAGCCAACAACATCCTCTGGGCGCGGCAGCTCGAGGAGGCCGGCGTGCACGTTGTCTATGGCCTGGTCGGCTACAAGATCCACGCCAAGAGCTGCCTCGTGGTGCGCCGCGAAGGCCACCGCATCCGACGCTACGTGCATCTGGCCACCGGCAACTACAACCCCACCACGGCGAAGATTTACACGGACCTGGGGCTGTTCACCTGCCGCCCGGAGTTCGGCGAGGACGCCACCAATTTCTTCAACTTGCTGACCGGCATCTGCCAGTTCCAGGGCTTGCGCAAGCTGGTAGTCGCGCCCTTTGACCTCCACCAGCGGCTGCTGGGTTTGGTCGAGCGCGAGACACAGAATGCCCGGCAGGGCTTGCCGGCGCGCATTATTCTCAAGCTCAACTCGCTGGTGGACGGGGAGGCCATCCAGGCACTGTATCGAGCCTCCGAAGCAGGGGTGAAGATTGACCTGATCGTGCGCGGCATCTGCTGCCTGCGGCCGGGGTTGAAGAAAGTCAGCCAGAACATCACGGTGCGGAGCATTGTGGACCGCTTCCTGGAGCACAGCCGCATCTTCTATTTCGAGAACGCTTGCCAGCCGCAGGTGTTCATCAGCAGCGCCGACTGGATGCCGCGCAATTTCTTCCGGCGCATCGAGCTGGCCATTCCGGTGGAGGATGGGGTGTTGCGCGAACGGCTGATTAACGAGGTTCTGGCGATCTCCCTGGGAGACACCTGCAAGGCGCGCTTACTGCAGGCGGATGGGTCCTATCAGCGCGCGGCACCGGCCGGGGGCGGCAAGTCCCGCCGCAGCCAGGTCCAGTTTATGGCCGTGGCCCAGGCGGAAGAGAACGCACCCCTCAAGCCGGCTGACGGCAAGACCCGCTATCCACTCGTCCAGATCGCCCCTTCGCCCTTCGCGACGCCGAAGCGAAAAAAGTAG
- the sixA gene encoding phosphohistidine phosphatase SixA: MNLFILRHGTAVERGTPGYKKDADRPLTTEGERKLGQIAKAMESLNLSFDHIYSSPYLRARQTAESVAKALGLNRRLVLSDTLTPRGSTRKLIEMLNLSRPAPESVLLVGHEPYLSGLITLLVSGCAGSSVVLKKGGLCKLATESLKHGRCAVLEWLLTPKQMALMG; this comes from the coding sequence ATGAATCTCTTCATTCTGCGTCACGGTACCGCCGTAGAGCGGGGCACCCCCGGTTACAAGAAGGATGCTGATCGGCCCCTGACCACGGAAGGCGAACGCAAACTCGGGCAGATTGCCAAGGCCATGGAATCGCTCAACCTGTCCTTCGACCACATCTATTCCAGCCCGTACCTGCGCGCGCGGCAAACCGCGGAGAGCGTCGCCAAAGCCCTCGGCTTAAACAGACGGTTGGTGCTTTCTGACACCCTTACGCCCCGCGGCAGCACCAGGAAGCTGATCGAAATGCTCAACCTCTCCCGGCCGGCGCCCGAAAGCGTCTTGCTGGTCGGCCACGAACCTTACTTGAGCGGGTTGATCACGCTTCTGGTATCCGGCTGCGCAGGCTCGTCCGTAGTGCTGAAAAAAGGAGGGTTGTGCAAGCTGGCGACCGAATCCCTCAAGCATGGTCGTTGCGCCGTCCTCGAGTGGCTGCTCACGCCTAAGCAAATGGCTCTGATGGGCTGA
- a CDS encoding glycerate kinase: MPLRVLIIPDKFKGTLTAQAAAVAIARGWRSARPRDSLDLLPMTDGGDGFGELTRALLKARTRRVKTVDAAHRPRATRWWWEPRTRTAIIESAGVIGLAALPHGRFHPFQLDTQGLGAVVSAALRSGADRCLLGLGGSATNDGGFGLARALGWKFLDRNGQPIMRWTNLDRLERIGVPQRRRRFEQLLVATDVQNPLLGPRGATRVFGPQKGLRARDFGLAERCLGRLARVVRRQFGCDAARVPGAGAAGGLGFGLMAFLGARLQPGFDLFARHAALERHLRAADLVVTGEGAIDRSTLMGKGVGRIARRCRELNLPCIGLAGLVHPSRGIEQHFVRTHAVTSLTTVQQANACPARWLEQLARQVARSLDKRAPEKP, translated from the coding sequence ATGCCGCTGCGCGTCCTGATCATTCCCGACAAGTTCAAGGGCACCCTCACGGCCCAGGCGGCCGCTGTGGCCATTGCGCGCGGCTGGCGCAGTGCGCGCCCCCGCGATTCCCTTGACCTGCTGCCCATGACCGACGGCGGCGACGGCTTCGGCGAACTTACCCGCGCCCTGCTCAAAGCCAGGACCCGCCGCGTAAAAACGGTGGATGCGGCGCATCGCCCGCGCGCAACCCGATGGTGGTGGGAGCCTCGAACTCGGACCGCCATCATCGAGTCCGCTGGCGTCATCGGACTGGCGGCGCTGCCGCACGGGCGGTTCCATCCCTTCCAACTCGACACGCAGGGTCTGGGCGCGGTGGTGTCCGCGGCTCTGCGGAGCGGAGCAGACCGCTGCTTGCTGGGCCTCGGCGGCAGCGCCACGAACGACGGCGGCTTTGGTCTGGCCCGCGCGCTCGGCTGGAAGTTCCTTGACCGCAACGGCCAACCGATTATGCGTTGGACCAACTTGGATCGGCTGGAGCGCATCGGTGTCCCGCAGCGCCGCCGCCGGTTCGAGCAACTGCTGGTGGCAACTGATGTGCAAAACCCTCTGCTTGGCCCGCGAGGCGCAACTCGCGTTTTCGGCCCGCAGAAGGGCTTGCGCGCCCGTGATTTCGGGCTGGCGGAACGTTGCCTGGGCCGCCTCGCGAGAGTTGTCAGGCGGCAGTTCGGATGCGATGCCGCCCGCGTTCCCGGCGCTGGCGCGGCAGGCGGGCTGGGCTTCGGGTTGATGGCCTTTCTCGGCGCTCGGTTGCAGCCCGGCTTCGACCTGTTCGCCCGGCACGCGGCGCTCGAGCGCCATCTGCGCGCGGCGGACCTGGTCGTAACCGGCGAAGGCGCTATAGATCGCTCCACGCTCATGGGCAAGGGCGTGGGGCGGATTGCCCGGCGCTGCCGCGAACTGAACCTTCCCTGCATCGGCCTGGCAGGTTTGGTCCACCCGAGTCGCGGAATTGAGCAGCACTTCGTCCGGACACACGCCGTGACAAGCCTCACCACCGTGCAGCAAGCCAATGCCTGCCCGGCGCGCTGGCTGGAACAACTGGCCCGGCAGGTGGCCCGATCGTTGGACAAGCGCGCACCCGAAAAGCCGTAG
- a CDS encoding MBL fold metallo-hydrolase → MNLEDHVGDIVRKARAMSGVSASAAARAAGLTQEELGTLEESGQAPRKPDFAALAQLVGLHPARLEAIAAGWRPAERDLSNWRELRCITTDTGGMAVNCFLVWDEVSRDAALFDTGWEAGPVAELIAENQLQLRHIFITHGHGDHVAALDDLHRQFPKTRLHFGSRSAPVDQRNRPNDFIHLGSLRITHRDTPGHAEDGTTYIVGTWPEDAPHVAVVGDALFAGSIGRGNQSWTLARQKVREQILSLPPDTLLCPGHGPLTTVAEEKDHNPFF, encoded by the coding sequence ATGAACCTGGAAGATCACGTAGGGGATATCGTGCGCAAAGCGCGGGCGATGTCCGGGGTGTCCGCCTCCGCCGCCGCGCGCGCGGCCGGATTAACCCAGGAGGAACTTGGGACGCTGGAGGAATCCGGCCAGGCCCCGCGGAAACCCGACTTCGCGGCGCTCGCCCAATTGGTGGGCTTGCATCCCGCCAGGCTGGAGGCCATCGCCGCCGGCTGGCGGCCCGCCGAGCGAGATTTGAGCAACTGGCGCGAGCTGCGCTGCATCACCACCGACACGGGCGGCATGGCGGTCAATTGCTTCCTCGTGTGGGACGAAGTCTCGCGCGACGCGGCACTGTTTGACACCGGCTGGGAGGCGGGGCCGGTGGCCGAGCTGATTGCGGAGAACCAGCTCCAGCTCCGCCACATCTTCATCACGCACGGCCACGGGGATCATGTCGCGGCCCTCGATGACCTCCATCGGCAGTTTCCTAAAACCCGCCTTCATTTCGGCTCCCGCAGCGCTCCGGTGGACCAGCGCAACCGGCCGAACGACTTCATCCACCTCGGCAGCCTGCGCATCACCCACCGCGACACGCCGGGTCATGCCGAAGACGGCACGACTTATATTGTCGGCACCTGGCCCGAAGACGCCCCCCATGTGGCCGTTGTGGGCGACGCGTTATTCGCCGGCTCCATCGGCCGGGGCAACCAATCGTGGACGCTGGCCCGCCAAAAAGTGCGCGAGCAGATTCTCAGCCTGCCCCCCGACACCCTGCTCTGCCCCGGCCACGGCCCCTTAACGACGGTCGCCGAGGAAAAGGACCACAACCCCTTCTTTTGA
- the ilvN gene encoding acetolactate synthase small subunit: protein MRHTISVLVENKFGVLTRVAGLFSGRGYNIDSLNVAPTQDATVSRMTIVTRGDDATVDQIVKQLNKLVNVITVHDFREGESVDRELALVKVSVDSKTRAEVMQITDIFRAKIVDVQPKSLTIEVTGDESKVEKLLSLLQNFGIMELTRTGKVALPRS from the coding sequence ATGCGACACACTATCTCAGTTCTGGTGGAAAACAAATTCGGCGTGCTGACGCGCGTGGCGGGCCTGTTCAGCGGCCGGGGTTACAATATTGACTCGCTTAACGTCGCGCCGACGCAGGACGCGACCGTCTCGCGCATGACCATCGTCACGCGCGGCGACGATGCCACGGTGGATCAGATCGTCAAACAGCTCAACAAGCTGGTCAACGTCATCACCGTCCACGACTTTCGCGAAGGCGAATCCGTGGACCGGGAACTGGCGCTGGTCAAAGTCTCCGTGGATTCCAAGACCCGCGCCGAGGTGATGCAAATCACCGACATCTTCCGCGCCAAGATCGTGGACGTGCAGCCCAAAAGCCTGACCATCGAAGTGACCGGCGACGAGAGCAAGGTCGAGAAGTTGCTCAGCCTGTTGCAGAACTTCGGCATCATGGAACTGACCCGCACGGGCAAGGTCGCCCTGCCGCGGAGTTAG